ACTTGGCCGAAATCGTGAGGATTCGGGCTGCGACTCCGAACGATGCGTCCGCGATCAGTACCCTGATCCGTGCCCTGGCAGTTCGATACATAGCCCAGGAGTTTCCCGCCGATGCGGCGAATCGTCTGCTCGGCTCTATGGAAGAGTCGGCGATTCAGGGCTATATGGCCTCCGCTTACCGCTACCACGTGGCCGAGGAGAGGCACCAATTGGCCGGTGTCGTCGCGGTTCGGGACAACCGCCATCTTTATCATCTGTTCGTGTCCGAACATTTTCAGGGCAGGGGCTTGGCCCGGGAACTGTGGGAGGTGGCCAAGGCCGCCAGCCTCGACGCCGGCAATTCCGGCGTGTTCACCGTGAATTCTTCGCGCTACGCCGTCGGCATGTACGAGAAGTTCGGCTTCGTCAGGCAAGCTGAGGTGGTGGATGCGGCCGGTGTCATCTGTATCCCCATGAAACTGGAACCGACCTGAGGTGCAATTTGCCTTGACAAATCGGCAATTCGGTTCGGACCAAGGCCGGCTTGTGGTCTATTTCCACGGCGCTCCCGGTGCTCCCGGCGAAGCTGCGCTGTTTGATCGCTTGGGAAAGGCGCATGGCCTGCGCTTCCTCAGCTTCGACCGTTTCGCCTTCGACCGGTCGCTGACAGGCGAGGCGTATTTTCGCGCCTTGGCCGAGGCGAT
This portion of the Methylococcus mesophilus genome encodes:
- a CDS encoding GNAT family N-acetyltransferase, with product MAEIVRIRAATPNDASAISTLIRALAVRYIAQEFPADAANRLLGSMEESAIQGYMASAYRYHVAEERHQLAGVVAVRDNRHLYHLFVSEHFQGRGLARELWEVAKAASLDAGNSGVFTVNSSRYAVGMYEKFGFVRQAEVVDAAGVICIPMKLEPT